The following DNA comes from Chloroflexota bacterium.
CACTCATATCCTCGATACGAGGCACGCTTGAAGGCACGGGCTCCGATTGGGCAGACATATCCATCGGCGGCATTACGCTGCGTGTCAGCGCGCCCGCATCGTCTCTCGAATCAATCGGGCCGGTCGGCGGCACGGTCCGCCTTTTCACATCGCTGCAAGTGCGCGAAAACAGCCTCAATCTCTACGGCTTCGACACGCCGGAAGCTTGTCAGACATTCGAGACGCTAATCGGCATCAACAGAATTGGGCCACAAGTCGCGCTGAACATTCTGTCCATTCTGCGTCCAGAAGTCCTTGCCACTGCTGTCGAATCCGGCGATGTCAACAGCTTCTCGGCAGTGCCCGGCGTCGGCCGCAAGACCGCGAGCCGCATCCTGTTGGAACTCAAAGGCAAGCTGGAACTCGACTGGAGCGTCGCAAGCACACCGGCGCTCGACACGGACGCCCTAGACGCTCTCGTGGCGCTCGGCTATACGCAGGTTGAGGCACGGGAAGCCCTGTCCGCCCTGTCAGACGACGATGGCGCAAGTGCAGAAGACAAGGTTCGCCTGGCGCTCTCGCAGCTCGTGGGCTGAGCAATCCACGCAGATGGATA
Coding sequences within:
- the ruvA gene encoding Holliday junction branch migration protein RuvA, which translates into the protein MTSLISSIRGTLEGTGSDWADISIGGITLRVSAPASSLESIGPVGGTVRLFTSLQVRENSLNLYGFDTPEACQTFETLIGINRIGPQVALNILSILRPEVLATAVESGDVNSFSAVPGVGRKTASRILLELKGKLELDWSVASTPALDTDALDALVALGYTQVEAREALSALSDDDGASAEDKVRLALSQLVG